Proteins encoded together in one bacterium window:
- the tig gene encoding trigger factor: MEFTVNDISQSEKEVEVTLSYDEIRDEIKSEVKKQTSKIQVPGFRKGKVPQHIIKQRFGDSLEFEASEKVANSRFWQLAKENDLRPIGQPVMTDLDFNIEKDFKFKVKYEVIPDIDVKDYTNQLIEVPDIKVTDLEVEKEIEHILRSNSTQEETDAVGDDNNFILDVELTRVNKEDQPSSDSKPDKMQIDLSNESVHVDIKENAKGKKVGEKFKFHFHDERMVPNKDGQEEKVVEHFDYEVLILGIKKIVLPELNEDLIKKVTKDKISTEADLRTEIEKNIQNYYDQRADEFTRNQLIGLIISKNDFTPPSFMVESILDEMVKSEEERLKKQGMKKVDTKYLREYLQPSALNEVKWYQLKNEILKKEKLEVADKELEELAAKDAEKTGLPIDKLMNYYKSSNQMERMLDQKLFSFLKEKNDIKKVNPDKLAKKQKEEKE; this comes from the coding sequence TTGGAGTTCACAGTAAACGATATTTCACAATCGGAAAAAGAAGTTGAAGTTACGCTCAGCTATGATGAAATTCGTGATGAAATAAAATCAGAAGTAAAAAAGCAGACAAGTAAAATTCAGGTTCCGGGATTCAGAAAAGGGAAAGTTCCACAGCATATAATCAAACAAAGATTTGGAGATTCACTTGAGTTTGAAGCATCAGAAAAAGTTGCTAATTCCCGGTTCTGGCAATTGGCAAAAGAAAATGATTTACGTCCAATTGGTCAACCAGTGATGACCGATCTCGATTTTAACATCGAAAAAGACTTTAAATTCAAAGTAAAGTATGAAGTAATTCCTGATATCGATGTAAAAGATTACACAAATCAGTTGATCGAAGTTCCGGATATAAAAGTGACTGATTTAGAAGTCGAAAAAGAAATCGAACATATTTTGCGATCAAACAGTACGCAGGAGGAAACCGATGCAGTTGGTGATGACAATAATTTTATTTTAGATGTTGAACTTACAAGAGTAAATAAAGAAGACCAGCCATCATCAGATTCAAAACCGGATAAAATGCAGATCGATCTATCGAACGAAAGCGTTCATGTAGATATAAAAGAAAATGCAAAAGGGAAAAAAGTCGGTGAGAAGTTCAAGTTTCATTTTCACGATGAACGAATGGTACCGAATAAAGATGGACAGGAAGAAAAAGTAGTTGAGCATTTTGATTATGAAGTTTTGATTCTTGGGATTAAAAAAATTGTATTGCCTGAATTGAATGAAGATTTAATTAAAAAGGTTACAAAAGATAAAATTTCGACAGAAGCTGATCTTCGAACAGAAATTGAAAAAAACATTCAGAATTATTACGATCAACGAGCTGATGAATTCACAAGGAACCAGCTTATTGGTTTAATAATTTCTAAAAATGATTTCACTCCCCCTTCATTCATGGTGGAAAGTATTCTTGATGAAATGGTAAAAAGTGAAGAAGAGAGACTTAAGAAGCAGGGAATGAAAAAAGTTGATACTAAGTATCTCAGGGAATATCTTCAGCCATCTGCATTGAATGAGGTGAAGTGGTATCAGTTAAAAAACGAAATCCTGAAAAAAGAAAAACTTGAAGTCGCAGATAAAGAGCTTGAAGAACTTGCTGCGAAAGATGCCGAAAAAACAGGTCTTCCGATTGATAAGCTTATGAACTACTACAAATCATCAAACCAGATGGAAAGAATGCTTGACCAGAAGTTATTTTCCTTCTTAAAAGAAAAAAATGATATTAAAAAAGTTAATCCTGATAAACTTGCTAAAAAGCAGAAAGAGGAAAAAGAATGA
- the murA gene encoding UDP-N-acetylglucosamine 1-carboxyvinyltransferase, with protein MDKFVIKGGKTLSGSVKVSGSKNSSLALMPASILASGKSVLKNTPELNDVYTMSKLIKHLGADISFNNEILEIDTSGINEFTAPYEHVKKMRASIYVLGPLLARFGKATVSLPGGCAWGPRPVNLHLEAMKKLGAQIDLKDGYIIAEAKNLKGAKINFDVSSVGATGNAMMAAVLAKGTTLINNAAIEPEITQLAEFLVKMGAKINGIGTNTLEIQGVDELHSTEIKTIPDRIETGTLLVAAAITNSEITLTDTSSEYLEAVLLKLEDCGCVIQREKNQITVDATKDKLKPVSITTSIFPGFPTDMQAQWTTLMSIVNGVSTVTDTIYFDRFKHVPELNRLGANIVLDQNTAIVTGVNKLKGAKVMSTDLRASACLVLAGLIAEGTTEVLRVYHLDRGYQRIEEKLKSLGADIQRIESKEY; from the coding sequence ATGGATAAATTTGTAATAAAAGGCGGTAAGACTCTTTCCGGTAGTGTAAAAGTAAGTGGATCGAAAAATTCATCTCTTGCCTTGATGCCGGCTTCTATTCTCGCATCGGGAAAATCTGTTCTCAAAAACACTCCTGAACTCAATGATGTATACACGATGTCAAAACTGATCAAACACCTCGGAGCCGATATAAGTTTTAACAATGAAATTCTCGAGATAGACACTTCAGGTATAAATGAGTTTACCGCACCTTATGAACACGTTAAAAAGATGCGTGCTTCGATATATGTGCTCGGACCTCTGTTAGCAAGATTCGGAAAAGCAACAGTCTCGTTACCCGGTGGTTGTGCCTGGGGTCCACGACCTGTTAATCTTCATCTTGAAGCGATGAAAAAATTAGGTGCGCAAATAGACTTGAAAGACGGTTATATAATTGCGGAAGCTAAAAATTTAAAAGGAGCTAAGATTAATTTTGATGTCTCATCTGTTGGAGCAACAGGAAATGCAATGATGGCCGCTGTTTTAGCGAAAGGTACGACTCTAATCAACAATGCTGCAATTGAACCGGAAATTACACAACTTGCCGAGTTCCTCGTGAAAATGGGTGCGAAGATTAATGGAATCGGAACGAACACTCTTGAAATTCAGGGAGTTGATGAGTTACATTCTACGGAAATAAAAACCATTCCGGACAGAATAGAAACCGGAACATTGCTCGTTGCGGCTGCGATTACTAATAGTGAAATAACTCTTACGGACACTTCATCGGAATATCTTGAAGCTGTTCTTCTAAAGCTTGAAGATTGCGGATGCGTAATACAAAGAGAGAAAAATCAAATTACAGTTGATGCGACAAAAGATAAGTTAAAACCCGTATCAATTACTACCTCCATATTCCCGGGATTTCCAACTGATATGCAGGCACAATGGACAACACTCATGTCAATCGTAAACGGTGTTTCAACAGTAACCGATACAATCTATTTTGATAGGTTCAAGCATGTACCTGAATTGAATAGACTCGGAGCAAATATTGTTCTGGATCAGAATACTGCGATAGTTACCGGCGTGAATAAGTTAAAAGGTGCAAAAGTTATGTCGACGGATCTTCGTGCGAGTGCATGCCTCGTGCTGGCTGGTTTAATCGCAGAAGGAACAACTGAAGTATTACGTGTTTATCACCTTGACAGGGGATACCAAAGAATTGAAGAAAAGTTAAAATCTCTTGGTGCTGATATTCAGAGAATCGAAAGTAAAGAATATTAA
- a CDS encoding HD domain-containing protein, whose translation MNVSAEITKYIFFQQASELAERMKVEVYIVGGYVRDLILGREGKDIDFLVIGDVMNFAQTFANQLGIKDIVVYKTFGTAHFVYESLNFEFVASRKESYQRSSRKPEVTEGTFLDDISRRDFTINTLAVSIMKNNFGEVIDQYNGLLDIENKLIRTPLDPKITFDDDPLRILRAFRFASQLNFTVDDSVLKAAEEYRDRLEIVSQERKTDEFLKILKSPKPSVGLKLLQHTHVMQVVFPEIYQMVGVEQREEYHHKDVFYHTLEVLDNISLKSDDVWLRFTALVHDIAKPRTKKFVEGTGWTFHGHEEIGARMMKSIFKRMKLPLTKLEYVEKLVRLHLRPIALVSDEVTDSAIRRLIVAADDDLDDLITLCRADITSKNPEKVERYLQNYEIVVKKVLEVKEKDKLRAFQSPVSGDVIMQVCNIGPSKKVGEIKTAIEEAILDGIIGNNYEEAYEYLLKTKDELLQN comes from the coding sequence ATGAATGTAAGTGCTGAAATAACAAAATATATTTTCTTTCAACAGGCGTCTGAGCTTGCTGAAAGAATGAAAGTGGAGGTTTACATCGTTGGTGGATATGTTAGAGATTTAATCCTGGGAAGGGAAGGAAAGGATATTGATTTTCTGGTTATCGGCGATGTAATGAATTTTGCTCAGACCTTTGCAAACCAGCTCGGAATAAAAGATATAGTCGTTTACAAAACTTTCGGAACAGCACACTTCGTTTATGAATCACTGAACTTCGAGTTCGTTGCCTCGAGAAAAGAATCATATCAAAGATCGAGTAGAAAGCCGGAAGTGACTGAAGGAACTTTTCTTGATGACATTTCACGACGTGATTTTACAATCAATACTCTCGCCGTATCGATTATGAAAAATAATTTCGGTGAGGTAATAGATCAATACAATGGATTGCTGGATATTGAAAATAAACTTATAAGAACACCGCTTGATCCCAAAATTACTTTTGATGATGATCCGCTCAGGATTTTGCGTGCGTTCCGATTTGCGTCTCAATTGAATTTTACTGTGGATGATTCAGTGCTAAAGGCTGCGGAAGAATACAGGGATCGTCTCGAGATAGTGTCACAGGAAAGAAAGACAGATGAGTTTCTGAAAATATTGAAATCACCGAAACCATCGGTAGGATTAAAATTGCTTCAGCATACTCATGTAATGCAGGTTGTCTTTCCTGAAATTTACCAGATGGTTGGAGTTGAACAAAGAGAAGAATATCATCATAAAGATGTTTTCTATCATACGCTCGAAGTTCTTGACAACATCTCACTTAAATCAGATGATGTATGGCTTCGTTTTACTGCGCTAGTCCATGATATCGCAAAACCAAGAACCAAAAAGTTTGTTGAAGGAACTGGCTGGACTTTCCATGGACATGAAGAGATCGGTGCACGAATGATGAAATCAATCTTTAAAAGAATGAAATTACCTTTGACAAAACTCGAATATGTTGAGAAGCTCGTTAGATTACATCTTCGTCCGATTGCACTAGTTAGCGATGAAGTAACCGATTCAGCAATACGCAGGTTAATTGTTGCTGCTGATGATGACCTGGATGATCTAATTACACTTTGCCGCGCTGATATTACCAGTAAAAATCCTGAAAAAGTTGAACGCTATCTTCAGAATTATGAAATCGTCGTTAAAAAAGTACTTGAGGTAAAAGAAAAAGATAAACTGCGGGCTTTCCAATCTCCGGTTAGTGGTGATGTTATAATGCAGGTTTGCAACATTGGACCGTCAAAGAAAGTAGGCGAGATTAAAACAGCAATTGAAGAAGCAATTCTCGATGGAATAATCGGAAATAACTATGAAGAAGCCTATGAGTATTTGTTAAAAACAAAAGACGAATTGCTTCAGAACTGA
- a CDS encoding TolC family protein, whose protein sequence is MRSILIIFFTFIIAGSSFSQEKLTLEKAISIALHKNSSLIISSSQIEGYESSVQAAYGNFLPSLGLSAGWDWSRSDVKGVGTVVINGIPVPRVSTTSTSRNYRGSVYSDWTLFDGLANFAQLSKTENELQSAQYSLERVKQDIVFQTMSLYYDVVYAEQLLRVKQADLKWNEKNLETIKERNRLGAATLADVYQQEVAKGNAELELIRTENQLETSKKDLLFYLGEDVLQEYVFSDSLTTTDSEILNSDLLSDYENISDLVTQAMNKRYDYQSAVLNYESSKEGVTIAESGHWPSLTANGSYSLYTDNLSTLDQSKTLGFGLSLNFPLFLGWSVTNRVQLAEVQSKISEVEMSDLERDIKRQIKTTFLNLQAVQKGLVVSEKNIAAARENLKIEEEKYALGSGKLLDVLIVNSRYTDALTNLLNAQFAYIVQSQQMRYYLGILDYKIYEQQ, encoded by the coding sequence ATGCGATCTATTCTAATAATCTTTTTTACATTCATTATAGCTGGTTCTTCATTCAGTCAGGAAAAACTGACACTCGAAAAAGCAATCAGCATTGCTCTTCATAAAAATTCATCATTAATAATTAGTTCAAGCCAGATTGAAGGCTATGAATCCAGTGTTCAGGCAGCATATGGTAATTTTCTACCTTCGCTCGGTTTAAGTGCCGGCTGGGATTGGTCACGATCGGATGTAAAAGGAGTCGGTACGGTTGTGATAAATGGAATTCCCGTTCCAAGAGTCAGCACAACATCAACTTCCAGAAATTACAGAGGTTCAGTTTATTCAGATTGGACACTTTTCGACGGGTTGGCAAATTTCGCTCAGCTTTCAAAAACTGAAAATGAATTACAGTCTGCACAATACTCTCTTGAAAGAGTGAAGCAGGATATTGTGTTCCAGACGATGTCATTGTATTACGATGTAGTTTATGCCGAACAGCTTCTACGTGTTAAGCAAGCTGATTTAAAATGGAATGAAAAAAATCTTGAAACAATTAAAGAAAGAAACAGGCTCGGCGCAGCAACGCTTGCAGATGTTTATCAGCAGGAAGTTGCAAAGGGTAATGCGGAACTTGAACTGATAAGAACGGAAAATCAGCTAGAAACTTCGAAGAAGGATTTATTATTCTACCTTGGTGAGGATGTTCTGCAGGAATATGTTTTTTCTGATTCACTTACAACTACAGATTCTGAAATCCTGAATTCTGATCTGTTGAGTGATTACGAGAATATTTCAGATCTTGTTACTCAAGCAATGAATAAAAGATACGATTACCAGAGCGCTGTTTTAAATTATGAGAGTTCAAAAGAAGGGGTGACTATCGCAGAATCCGGACACTGGCCAAGTTTAACAGCAAACGGCAGCTATTCACTTTACACAGATAATCTTTCGACTCTCGATCAGTCAAAGACTCTCGGTTTCGGTTTGAGCCTAAACTTTCCTTTGTTCTTAGGATGGTCGGTTACAAACAGAGTACAGCTCGCTGAAGTTCAGTCAAAAATCAGCGAAGTTGAAATGAGTGATCTTGAAAGAGATATAAAACGACAAATCAAAACGACCTTCCTGAATTTACAAGCTGTTCAAAAAGGATTGGTTGTAAGCGAAAAGAACATTGCTGCTGCAAGAGAAAATTTGAAGATAGAAGAAGAAAAATATGCTCTCGGTTCAGGCAAGTTGCTTGATGTATTGATAGTTAATTCGCGCTACACTGATGCGCTCACAAACCTGTTAAATGCTCAGTTCGCGTACATCGTACAAAGCCAGCAGATGAGGTATTACCTCGGCATTTTGGATTATAAAATTTATGAACAACAATAG
- a CDS encoding ABC transporter ATP-binding protein, whose protein sequence is MINIEHIAKIYQVGLEEVHALRDVSLRIDKNEYVAIMGPSGSGKSTLMNMLGCLDTPTSGKYEFNGVNVSEMNDNELARIRNKEIGFVFQTFNLLPRSDALHNVELPLIYAGVSYHERREKALKALVDVGLGDRVHHKPNELSGGQRQRVAVARALVTNPSIILADEPTGNLDSKTGEEIMHLFNEIHQKGNTIILVTHEEYIAEHAARIIRLKDGLIEKDETVQNRYIPKPRQATLS, encoded by the coding sequence ATTATTAACATAGAACATATTGCTAAAATTTACCAGGTTGGATTGGAGGAAGTTCATGCTCTTCGCGATGTTTCACTCAGGATTGATAAAAATGAGTACGTTGCTATCATGGGTCCATCAGGTTCTGGTAAATCTACACTTATGAATATGCTTGGATGTCTCGATACACCAACTTCCGGCAAGTATGAATTTAACGGAGTAAATGTTAGCGAGATGAATGATAATGAACTTGCAAGGATAAGAAATAAGGAAATCGGATTTGTCTTCCAGACATTTAATCTTCTTCCAAGATCTGATGCGCTCCACAATGTCGAGCTTCCATTAATTTATGCAGGTGTTTCATACCATGAAAGAAGGGAGAAAGCACTCAAAGCTTTAGTTGATGTTGGACTTGGAGACAGAGTTCACCACAAACCAAATGAACTTTCAGGCGGACAAAGACAGCGTGTCGCAGTTGCCAGAGCCCTGGTAACAAATCCTTCAATTATACTAGCAGACGAGCCGACAGGAAACCTCGATTCTAAAACAGGCGAAGAAATAATGCATTTATTCAACGAGATTCACCAAAAAGGCAATACAATAATTCTTGTAACTCACGAAGAATACATTGCTGAACATGCTGCACGAATTATCAGACTGAAAGATGGTCTTATTGAAAAAGATGAAACTGTACAAAACAGATATATCCCTAAACCCAGACAAGCTACTTTAAGCTGA
- a CDS encoding ABC transporter permease: MKINQLTQIAVQSIINNKLRTSLTILGVVVGIFSIIVIMTIITMLQNSIEDGLSMLSKNTFQIQKHEPMQGPGHNRSDRNRKDITIDEALRLRELLTSAQYVGAEQWRFGKIVKFGNLETNPNISVAGATVDAMRTNDWNVDYGRDLRENDVEYSANVCLLGPEVVDKIFPNLNPIGQTVRVDNQPLKVIGVLQAQPAMFGESRDNYIVMPITTWQSIYGKYRGSVNITVTAPSKETYNDVIEAAIGHFRKIRKVPVGEPDDFYIFSNESMITQVNTITGPIKIGALAVSLVALIAAGVGIMNIMLVSVTERTKEIGIRKAIGARKSSILIQFLIEAVILCVVGGIAGIAFGIGVGNFAGSFLTAQMAIPYDWVVIGITMCVIVGLIFGTYPAYKAANLDPIEALRYE, encoded by the coding sequence ATGAAAATTAACCAGCTCACCCAAATCGCCGTTCAATCAATCATCAATAACAAGCTTAGAACTTCGCTTACTATTCTTGGTGTTGTAGTTGGAATATTTTCCATTATTGTTATTATGACCATCATTACAATGCTTCAAAACAGCATTGAAGATGGCTTATCAATGCTGAGCAAAAATACTTTCCAGATACAAAAGCATGAACCAATGCAGGGTCCGGGTCATAATCGCAGTGACAGGAACAGAAAAGATATTACGATTGATGAAGCTTTACGATTAAGAGAATTACTCACATCTGCACAATACGTTGGTGCAGAGCAATGGCGGTTTGGAAAAATTGTGAAGTTCGGTAATCTTGAAACAAATCCGAACATTAGTGTTGCCGGTGCCACTGTTGATGCAATGCGTACAAACGATTGGAATGTTGATTACGGCAGAGATTTAAGAGAGAATGATGTTGAATACTCCGCAAACGTTTGTCTGCTCGGTCCGGAAGTAGTTGATAAAATATTTCCTAATCTAAATCCTATAGGGCAAACAGTCAGAGTTGACAACCAGCCTCTAAAAGTCATCGGTGTATTACAGGCACAACCAGCAATGTTCGGAGAAAGCAGAGACAACTACATTGTTATGCCTATAACTACCTGGCAGTCAATTTATGGTAAATATAGGGGAAGTGTAAACATCACCGTTACCGCACCAAGTAAGGAAACTTACAACGATGTTATCGAGGCAGCTATCGGTCATTTTAGAAAGATTAGAAAAGTACCTGTAGGTGAACCTGATGATTTTTACATTTTCAGCAATGAATCAATGATAACACAGGTTAATACTATTACCGGCCCGATTAAGATTGGTGCACTGGCTGTTTCACTTGTTGCATTGATTGCCGCCGGAGTTGGAATTATGAATATTATGCTAGTATCAGTAACTGAACGTACAAAAGAAATTGGAATACGGAAAGCAATCGGTGCAAGGAAGTCAAGCATACTTATACAATTCCTGATTGAAGCAGTAATACTTTGCGTTGTGGGAGGAATTGCGGGTATTGCATTTGGTATCGGTGTCGGAAATTTTGCGGGAAGTTTTCTTACTGCACAAATGGCAATTCCATACGATTGGGTCGTCATCGGGATAACCATGTGTGTAATAGTCGGACTTATCTTCGGAACATACCCGGCATATAAAGCCGCTAATCTTGATCCGATTGAAGCGCTGAGATACGAGTGA
- a CDS encoding ABC transporter permease — protein MRFSQLFFLALQSLKTNRLRTLLTVLGVVVGIFSIIVVMTIVTMLQNTISEGFQFLSKNTFQIQKWPPIQTGGHEEHQKYRNRKDITLEEFYRFEEMMKDAKTVGAYQGVGGKIIKYGNRETNPNTYVVGVTEGVYASLNLEIEDGREFRSNEIEYSTNVCVLGNFVVEKLLYDMEPVGQIIKLDGYPLRVIGTLKKKPDFFGQTVDNYVVLPITTFQTIYGKRAETVDITVMANSQEDYQRTIESAIGYMRMVRKIGPNEENDFEVFSNESLIGQVNDITGPIKIGALAVSLVALIAAGVGIMNIMLVSVTERTREIGIRKAIGARNSSILIQFLIEAIILCLIGGIIGIAIGIGVGNFFGGFLNAEMAIPYDWVVIGISMCVVVGLIFGTYPAYKAANLDPIEALRYE, from the coding sequence ATGCGCTTCAGTCAGCTTTTCTTTCTTGCACTCCAATCACTTAAAACTAATCGTCTGCGAACTCTCCTTACTGTTCTTGGAGTTGTTGTTGGAATATTTTCAATAATTGTTGTGATGACAATCGTTACGATGCTTCAGAATACTATCAGTGAGGGTTTTCAATTCCTCAGTAAAAATACTTTTCAAATACAGAAATGGCCTCCAATCCAGACAGGTGGTCACGAAGAACATCAAAAGTACAGGAATAGAAAAGACATAACATTGGAAGAATTTTATCGTTTTGAAGAAATGATGAAAGACGCAAAGACTGTTGGTGCTTACCAGGGTGTCGGAGGGAAGATTATTAAGTACGGAAACAGGGAGACTAACCCAAATACCTACGTTGTTGGAGTAACTGAAGGAGTTTATGCTTCACTCAATCTTGAAATCGAAGACGGACGGGAATTCAGAAGCAACGAGATTGAATATTCAACAAATGTTTGTGTGCTTGGAAATTTTGTCGTTGAAAAACTTCTTTATGATATGGAGCCGGTTGGACAGATAATCAAACTCGACGGATATCCATTGAGAGTTATCGGTACGCTGAAGAAAAAACCAGATTTCTTCGGGCAGACAGTAGATAATTATGTTGTCCTTCCAATTACAACATTCCAGACAATTTATGGAAAGAGAGCCGAGACTGTTGATATTACTGTAATGGCAAACAGCCAGGAAGATTATCAACGCACAATTGAATCTGCAATCGGCTATATGAGGATGGTACGAAAGATTGGACCAAACGAAGAGAATGATTTTGAAGTTTTCAGTAATGAGTCGCTCATCGGTCAGGTGAATGACATAACCGGACCGATTAAAATTGGTGCACTTGCAGTTTCTCTTGTTGCATTAATTGCCGCTGGTGTTGGTATAATGAATATTATGCTTGTCTCTGTTACAGAACGAACGCGTGAAATAGGTATAAGAAAAGCAATCGGTGCGAGGAATTCAAGCATACTGATACAATTTTTAATTGAAGCGATAATACTTTGTCTTATTGGAGGAATAATCGGAATTGCAATAGGTATCGGAGTCGGTAATTTTTTTGGTGGCTTCCTAAATGCAGAAATGGCAATTCCTTATGACTGGGTAGTAATCGGTATTTCAATGTGTGTAGTTGTAGGACTTATCTTCGGAACTTATCCCGCTTACAAAGCCGCTAACCTTGATCCTATTGAAGCGTTGAGGTATGAGTAA